A single genomic interval of Bacillaceae bacterium S4-13-56 harbors:
- a CDS encoding 50S ribosomal protein L7ae-like protein gives MSYEKVAQAQSNLIIGTKQTVKAMKNSMVQEVVIAEDADQHITNKILRLAHELGIPYSSVPSMKRLGKACGIDVGATVVAIKQ, from the coding sequence ATGTCTTATGAAAAAGTAGCACAGGCTCAATCAAATCTCATAATCGGGACCAAACAAACTGTTAAAGCTATGAAAAATAGCATGGTCCAAGAAGTCGTGATTGCAGAAGATGCTGATCAGCATATCACGAATAAAATTCTTCGACTGGCACATGAGCTTGGGATTCCTTACTCATCAGTTCCATCGATGAAGAGGTTGGGAAAAGCTTGTGGAATTGATGTTGGAGCTACTGTTGTGGCGATAAAGCAATAA
- the rpsL gene encoding 30S ribosomal protein S12, with protein MPTINQLVRKGRTSKTKKSDSPALNKGYNSFKKSLTNESSPQKRGVCTRVGTLTPKKPNSALRKYARVRLTNGIEVTAYIPGIGHNLQEHSVVLIRGGRVKDLPGVRYHIVRGALDTAGVEGRMQGRSKYGTKRPKKK; from the coding sequence ATGCCTACAATAAATCAACTTGTACGCAAAGGTCGTACTTCAAAAACTAAAAAGTCAGACTCACCAGCACTTAACAAGGGATACAATAGCTTCAAAAAATCTCTTACAAATGAATCTTCACCACAAAAACGTGGAGTTTGTACTCGTGTTGGTACTTTAACACCAAAGAAGCCAAACTCAGCACTTCGTAAATATGCTCGTGTACGTTTGACAAATGGAATTGAGGTAACAGCATACATTCCTGGTATTGGACATAATCTCCAAGAGCACAGTGTTGTGCTTATCCGCGGGGGACGTGTTAAGGACTTACCAGGGGTGCGTTATCACATTGTGCGTGGAGCTTTAGATACGGCTGGAGTAGAAGGTCGTATGCAAGGTCGTTCCAAATACGGGACAAAGAGACCGAAAAAAAAGTAA
- the rpsG gene encoding 30S ribosomal protein S7 encodes MPRKGPVQKRDVLPDPMYNSKLVTRLINQVMVDGQRGKAQKILYNAFQLVQERSGKDPMEVFEQALKNVMPVLEVRARRVGGSNYQVPVEVRPERRQTLGLRYIVNYSRLRGEKTMEERLANEILDAANNTGASVKKREDMHKMAEANKAFAHYRW; translated from the coding sequence ATGCCACGTAAAGGACCCGTTCAAAAACGTGATGTGTTGCCAGATCCAATGTATAATTCAAAGCTTGTAACCCGCCTAATTAACCAAGTAATGGTTGATGGACAGCGTGGAAAGGCTCAAAAGATACTTTATAACGCTTTTCAACTTGTGCAGGAACGCAGTGGAAAAGATCCAATGGAAGTTTTCGAACAAGCACTGAAAAATGTTATGCCAGTTTTGGAAGTTCGCGCACGCCGTGTTGGTGGTTCAAACTACCAAGTACCAGTTGAGGTACGCCCGGAGCGTCGTCAAACACTTGGCCTTCGTTACATTGTTAACTACTCTCGCCTACGCGGAGAAAAAACAATGGAAGAGCGTCTAGCTAATGAAATTCTTGATGCAGCAAACAATACAGGTGCATCTGTGAAGAAGCGCGAAGATATGCACAAGATGGCGGAAGCAAACAAAGCATTCGCACATTATCGTTGGTAA
- the fusA gene encoding elongation factor G, protein MAREFSLERTRNIGIMAHIDAGKTTATERILFYTGRIHKIGETHEGASQMDWMEQEQERGITITSAATTAQWKGHRINIIDTPGHVDFTVEVERSLRVLDGSVAVLDAQSGVEPQTETVWRQATTYGVPRIVFVNKMDKIGADFLYSVGTLHDRLGANAHPVQLPIGAEDEFEGIIDLVEWKAYYYEDDLGTRTDARDIPEEFIDQAEEYRGKLIEAVADLDEELMMKYLEGEEISNDELKAAVRKATLSVEFYPVLCGSAFKNKGVQLLIDAVIDYLPAPTDVPPIKGIIPETEEEVTHKADDSEPFSALAFKVMTDPFVGKLTFFRVYSGTLDSGSYVQNSTKGKRERVGRILQMHANHREEISKVYSGDIAAAVGLKDTSTGDTLCDEKNLVILESMEFPEPVISVAIEPKSKADQDKMAVALGKLAEEDPTFRTETNPETGQTIISGMGELHLDIIVDRMRREFKVEANVGAPQVAYRETFRSSAEVEGKFVRQSGGRGQYGHVWIKFEPNEEGAGFEFINAVVGGVVPREYIGPVQQGIVESAANGVLAGYPLIDFKATLYDGSYHDVDSSEMAFKVAASMALKAAKNKCNPVLLEPMMKVEVVIPEEYMGDIMGDITSRRGRVEGMGSRGNAQVVNAFVPLSEMFGYATALRSNTQGRGTYTMHFDHYEEVPKSISEEIIKKNSGQ, encoded by the coding sequence ATGGCTAGAGAATTCTCCTTGGAAAGAACACGAAATATCGGTATCATGGCGCATATTGACGCTGGTAAAACTACTGCTACCGAACGTATTCTTTTCTATACAGGACGCATCCACAAAATCGGTGAAACTCATGAAGGTGCATCTCAGATGGACTGGATGGAGCAGGAACAAGAACGTGGAATCACAATTACATCTGCGGCTACAACTGCTCAGTGGAAAGGCCATCGTATTAACATCATTGATACACCAGGACACGTAGACTTCACAGTTGAGGTTGAACGTTCCCTACGCGTACTTGATGGTTCCGTGGCTGTGCTTGATGCTCAATCAGGGGTTGAGCCACAAACAGAAACAGTATGGCGTCAAGCAACAACTTATGGCGTTCCGCGTATTGTTTTCGTGAATAAAATGGATAAGATCGGCGCTGACTTCTTGTATTCTGTAGGAACGTTACATGATAGATTGGGTGCAAACGCACATCCAGTTCAACTTCCGATTGGTGCGGAAGATGAGTTTGAAGGAATCATTGACCTTGTAGAATGGAAAGCTTATTACTATGAGGATGATTTAGGTACACGTACTGATGCACGTGACATTCCTGAAGAATTCATCGATCAAGCAGAAGAATATCGAGGCAAATTAATCGAGGCTGTTGCTGATTTAGATGAAGAATTAATGATGAAGTATCTTGAGGGTGAAGAAATTTCAAACGACGAGCTTAAAGCTGCTGTTCGTAAAGCAACCCTTAGTGTTGAGTTCTACCCAGTACTTTGTGGTTCTGCCTTTAAAAACAAAGGGGTTCAGTTGTTAATTGATGCTGTTATTGATTATCTACCAGCTCCTACTGACGTTCCTCCAATTAAGGGGATCATTCCAGAAACTGAGGAAGAAGTTACTCACAAGGCAGATGACAGCGAACCATTCTCTGCTCTTGCCTTTAAAGTTATGACAGACCCGTTTGTTGGTAAACTTACATTCTTCCGAGTATATTCTGGAACATTAGATTCTGGATCTTATGTACAAAACTCTACAAAAGGAAAACGTGAGCGTGTAGGTCGTATTCTACAAATGCACGCAAACCACCGTGAGGAAATTTCTAAGGTATATTCTGGAGACATAGCAGCCGCCGTAGGTTTAAAGGATACTTCAACCGGGGATACTCTGTGTGATGAAAAAAACCTTGTAATACTTGAGTCTATGGAATTCCCTGAGCCAGTTATCTCAGTTGCTATTGAACCAAAATCAAAAGCAGACCAAGATAAAATGGCAGTTGCCCTTGGTAAGCTTGCTGAAGAAGATCCAACCTTCAGAACTGAAACTAATCCTGAAACTGGTCAAACGATCATTTCTGGCATGGGTGAGCTTCACTTGGACATTATCGTTGACCGTATGCGTCGCGAATTTAAAGTGGAAGCTAATGTTGGTGCTCCGCAGGTTGCATATCGTGAAACATTCCGTTCTTCTGCAGAAGTGGAAGGAAAGTTTGTACGTCAGTCTGGTGGACGCGGACAATATGGTCATGTTTGGATTAAATTTGAACCAAACGAAGAAGGCGCTGGATTTGAATTTATTAACGCAGTCGTTGGTGGGGTAGTTCCTCGTGAATATATCGGACCTGTTCAACAAGGTATCGTAGAATCAGCTGCTAATGGAGTATTAGCAGGATACCCGCTAATCGATTTTAAAGCTACTTTATACGATGGTTCATACCATGATGTTGACTCAAGTGAAATGGCATTTAAAGTTGCTGCCTCCATGGCGTTGAAAGCAGCTAAGAACAAGTGTAACCCAGTTCTTCTTGAGCCAATGATGAAAGTTGAAGTAGTAATCCCAGAAGAATATATGGGAGATATCATGGGTGATATTACTTCACGTCGCGGACGTGTGGAAGGTATGGGATCCCGTGGTAATGCACAAGTAGTTAATGCTTTTGTGCCACTTTCAGAAATGTTTGGTTATGCGACTGCACTTCGTTCAAACACTCAAGGTCGTGGAACATATACAATGCACTTTGATCATTACGAAGAAGTCCCAAAATCCATCTCTGAAGAAATCATCAAGAAAAATTCAGGACAATAA
- the tuf gene encoding elongation factor Tu has translation MGKEKFDRSKAHVNIGTIGHVDHGKTTLTAAITTALHKKYNRGTAMAYDQIDGAPEERERGITIATAHVEYETDSRHYAHVDCPGHADYVKNMITGAAQMDGAILVVSAADGPMPQTREHILLSRQVGVPYIVVFLNKTDMVDDEELLELVEMEVRDLLTEYDFPGDDVPVIKGSALKALQGDEEYEAKIFELMEAVDEYIPTPERDTDKPFMMPVEDVFSITGRGTVATGRVERGKVKVGDEVEIIGLAEAPSKTIVTGVEMFRKLLDFAEAGDNIGALLRGVARDDINRGQVLAKPGTITPHTNFKAEVYVLSKEEGGRHTPFFSNYRPQFYFRTTDVTGVVSLPEGVEMVMPGDNIEMSVELISPIAIEEGTKFSIREGGRTVGAGVVASIQK, from the coding sequence ATGGGAAAAGAAAAATTTGATCGTTCCAAAGCCCACGTAAACATTGGTACTATTGGACACGTTGACCATGGTAAAACAACTCTAACAGCTGCTATCACCACTGCGCTTCATAAGAAATACAATCGTGGTACTGCAATGGCTTATGACCAAATCGATGGTGCTCCAGAAGAGCGCGAGCGTGGTATTACTATCGCTACTGCACACGTTGAGTATGAAACTGACAGCCGTCACTATGCTCACGTTGACTGCCCAGGACACGCTGACTATGTTAAAAACATGATCACTGGTGCTGCTCAAATGGACGGAGCTATCCTAGTCGTATCTGCTGCTGATGGCCCAATGCCACAAACTCGTGAGCATATCCTACTTTCTCGTCAGGTTGGTGTACCTTACATCGTAGTATTCTTAAACAAAACTGACATGGTAGATGACGAAGAACTTCTAGAATTGGTAGAAATGGAAGTGCGTGACCTACTTACTGAATACGACTTCCCTGGGGATGATGTACCAGTAATCAAAGGTTCTGCTCTTAAAGCTCTTCAAGGTGATGAAGAGTACGAAGCTAAAATCTTCGAACTTATGGAGGCTGTTGATGAGTACATTCCAACTCCAGAGCGTGACACTGACAAGCCATTCATGATGCCGGTTGAGGATGTATTCTCAATTACTGGACGTGGAACAGTTGCTACTGGTCGTGTTGAGCGAGGTAAAGTTAAAGTTGGTGACGAAGTTGAGATCATCGGTCTTGCTGAAGCTCCATCTAAGACTATTGTAACTGGAGTAGAAATGTTCCGTAAGCTTCTTGACTTTGCTGAAGCTGGTGACAACATTGGAGCTCTACTTCGTGGGGTTGCTCGCGATGACATCAACCGCGGTCAAGTACTTGCGAAGCCAGGAACAATCACACCTCATACTAACTTCAAAGCTGAGGTTTATGTTCTATCTAAAGAAGAAGGTGGACGTCATACTCCATTCTTCTCTAACTACCGTCCGCAGTTCTACTTCCGTACAACTGATGTAACTGGTGTTGTTAGTCTTCCAGAAGGCGTTGAAATGGTAATGCCTGGAGATAACATTGAAATGAGTGTTGAACTTATTTCTCCAATCGCGATCGAAGAAGGAACTAAGTTTTCTATTCGTGAAGGTGGACGTACAGTAGGCGCTGGCGTAGTAGCTTCTATCCAAAAATAA
- the rpsJ gene encoding 30S ribosomal protein S10 — protein sequence MAKEKIRIRLKAYDHRILDQSAEKIVDTAKRSGASVSGPIPLPTEKTIYTILRAVHKYKDSREQFEMRTHKRLIDIVNPTPQTVDSLMRLDLPSGVDIEIKL from the coding sequence ATGGCAAAAGAAAAGATTCGTATTCGTTTAAAGGCGTATGATCATCGTATTCTTGATCAATCCGCTGAAAAGATTGTGGATACTGCAAAGCGTTCAGGTGCAAGCGTTTCTGGTCCAATTCCGTTGCCAACGGAAAAGACTATATACACTATTCTACGCGCAGTGCATAAGTACAAGGACTCTCGTGAACAATTCGAGATGCGTACACACAAGCGTTTGATTGACATTGTGAATCCAACGCCGCAAACGGTTGATTCACTTATGCGTTTGGATCTTCCATCCGGTGTGGATATTGAAATTAAATTATAA
- the rplC gene encoding 50S ribosomal protein L3, with the protein MTKGILGRKIGMTQIFTEAGELVPVTVVQAESNVVLQVKTAENDGYEAIQLGFAEKKEVRSNKAEKGHAEKANTSPKRFVREFRNSGPAEVGQEIKVDIFEAGDKIDVTGTSKGKGFQGSIKRHNQSRGPMSHGSRYHRRPGSMGAVDPMHVFKGKNLPGQMGGEQITIQNLEVVSVDTERNLLLIKGNVPGAKKSFVKITSAVKG; encoded by the coding sequence ATGACGAAAGGAATCTTAGGTCGTAAAATCGGCATGACGCAGATCTTTACAGAAGCGGGCGAATTAGTCCCTGTCACAGTAGTGCAAGCAGAATCAAACGTTGTACTACAAGTTAAAACTGCGGAAAACGATGGCTACGAAGCGATTCAGCTTGGTTTTGCTGAGAAAAAAGAAGTAAGATCAAACAAAGCTGAAAAGGGTCATGCTGAAAAGGCGAACACAAGCCCTAAGCGCTTCGTTCGTGAATTCCGTAATTCAGGTCCTGCAGAAGTAGGGCAAGAAATTAAGGTAGATATTTTTGAAGCTGGAGATAAAATTGATGTAACTGGAACTTCTAAAGGGAAAGGTTTCCAAGGCTCTATTAAGAGACACAACCAATCTCGTGGACCAATGTCTCATGGTTCTCGTTATCACCGCCGTCCTGGTTCAATGGGTGCTGTAGATCCAATGCACGTATTTAAAGGTAAAAACCTACCAGGTCAAATGGGTGGAGAACAAATTACAATTCAAAATCTTGAAGTTGTAAGTGTAGATACGGAACGCAATTTGCTTCTTATTAAAGGAAATGTTCCAGGAGCTAAAAAATCATTCGTTAAAATTACGAGTGCAGTAAAAGGCTAA
- the rplD gene encoding 50S ribosomal protein L4 — protein sequence MPKVALYNQTGAKVGDVELSESVFGIEPNTHVLHEAVLMQRASMRQGTHAVKNRAEVSGGGRKPWRQKGTGRARQGSIRSPQWVGGGTVFGPSPRTYSYKLPKKVRRLALKSALSSKVKEDAIYVLEGLSIEAPKTKDILSVLNGLNVKSALIVTTDREENVIRSSNNLQNVKALNVSEVNVLDLLTHDALILTKDAAEKAGEVLA from the coding sequence ATGCCTAAAGTAGCACTATATAACCAAACCGGAGCGAAGGTTGGAGATGTTGAGCTTTCAGAATCCGTATTTGGTATTGAACCAAACACACATGTATTACATGAAGCTGTCTTAATGCAACGCGCGTCAATGCGTCAAGGCACTCATGCTGTTAAAAATCGTGCGGAAGTGAGTGGCGGCGGTCGTAAGCCATGGCGCCAAAAAGGTACTGGTCGTGCTCGTCAAGGTTCCATTCGTTCACCACAATGGGTAGGGGGCGGAACTGTATTTGGTCCATCGCCACGTACCTACAGCTATAAACTACCTAAAAAAGTGCGTCGTCTAGCATTAAAATCTGCGCTTTCTAGCAAAGTAAAAGAAGATGCTATTTATGTACTAGAAGGATTATCTATTGAGGCACCAAAGACTAAGGATATTCTAAGTGTTCTTAATGGATTGAATGTAAAATCTGCATTAATCGTTACAACTGATCGTGAAGAGAACGTAATCCGTTCTTCTAACAATCTACAAAATGTAAAAGCACTTAACGTAAGCGAAGTAAACGTGCTTGATTTGCTTACGCATGACGCTCTTATCTTAACGAAGGATGCAGCTGAAAAAGCAGGGGAGGTGCTTGCATAA
- the rplW gene encoding 50S ribosomal protein L23 gives MKGPRDIIKRPVITERSADLMAEKKYTFEVSPKANKTEIKDAVETIFDVKVEKVSTMNYKGKFKRMGRYGGYRSDRKKAIVKLSADSKELEFFEGV, from the coding sequence ATGAAAGGACCACGTGATATCATAAAACGCCCTGTTATTACCGAACGTTCTGCTGACCTTATGGCAGAGAAAAAGTATACGTTTGAAGTAAGTCCAAAGGCTAACAAGACTGAAATCAAAGATGCTGTTGAAACGATTTTTGATGTAAAAGTTGAGAAAGTAAGCACAATGAATTACAAAGGTAAATTCAAGCGTATGGGACGTTACGGTGGGTATCGTTCAGATCGCAAGAAAGCCATTGTTAAACTAAGTGCTGATAGCAAAGAACTTGAATTTTTTGAAGGTGTATAA
- the rplB gene encoding 50S ribosomal protein L2 produces the protein MAIKKYKPTSNGRRGMSVSDYAEITTDKPEKSLLAPLHKRGGRNNQGKLTVRHQGGGHKRQYRIIDFKRDKDGIPGRVATIEYDPNRTANIALINYSDGEKRYILAPKGIRVGDVIESGENADIKVGNALPLNNIPVGTVIHNVELKPGRGGQLVRSAGAQAQILGREDKYVLIRLVSGEVRLVLGTCRATVGQVGNLDNELINVGKAGRSRWNGIRPTVRGSVMNPNDHPHGGGEGRAPIGRKSPMSPWGKPTLGYKTRKRNKASDKFIVRRRKK, from the coding sequence ATGGCGATCAAAAAGTATAAACCAACCTCTAACGGTCGTAGAGGAATGTCAGTATCTGATTACGCTGAAATCACTACTGATAAGCCGGAAAAATCTCTGCTTGCTCCATTGCATAAACGTGGTGGACGTAACAACCAGGGTAAACTAACGGTTCGTCATCAGGGCGGTGGCCATAAGCGCCAATATCGTATCATTGACTTTAAACGCGACAAAGATGGAATACCAGGCCGCGTTGCTACAATTGAGTACGATCCAAACCGCACTGCAAACATTGCACTAATTAATTACTCTGATGGAGAAAAGCGTTATATCTTAGCTCCGAAAGGAATTCGAGTAGGAGATGTCATTGAATCAGGAGAAAATGCTGATATCAAGGTAGGTAACGCACTTCCATTAAATAATATTCCTGTAGGTACAGTAATTCATAACGTTGAGTTAAAACCAGGACGCGGAGGACAGCTTGTTCGTTCTGCAGGAGCTCAAGCTCAAATTCTAGGACGTGAAGATAAATATGTTCTTATTCGTCTAGTGTCTGGTGAAGTTCGTTTAGTTCTTGGAACTTGCCGTGCAACAGTAGGTCAAGTTGGTAACCTTGATAACGAGCTTATCAATGTTGGTAAAGCTGGACGTTCTCGTTGGAATGGTATCCGTCCAACTGTTCGTGGTTCTGTAATGAACCCTAATGATCACCCACACGGTGGTGGTGAAGGACGCGCGCCTATCGGACGCAAATCGCCAATGTCACCATGGGGTAAACCAACTCTTGGTTACAAGACTCGTAAACGCAACAAAGCTTCTGATAAGTTTATTGTACGTCGTCGTAAAAAATAA
- the rpsS gene encoding 30S ribosomal protein S19: MGRSLKKGPFVDDHLMSKVEKLNEDDKKQLIKTWSRRSTIFPNFIGHTIAVYDGRKHVPVYITEDMVGHKLGEFAPTRTYKGHAGDDKKTKR; the protein is encoded by the coding sequence ATGGGTCGAAGCCTTAAAAAGGGACCTTTCGTTGACGATCATTTGATGAGTAAGGTTGAAAAACTTAATGAAGATGATAAAAAACAATTAATTAAAACTTGGTCTCGTCGTTCTACTATTTTCCCGAACTTTATTGGCCACACTATCGCTGTTTATGACGGTCGCAAACATGTGCCTGTATATATCACAGAAGATATGGTTGGACATAAGTTAGGTGAATTCGCACCAACACGCACCTACAAAGGTCACGCTGGTGATGACAAGAAAACAAAACGTTAA
- the rplV gene encoding 50S ribosomal protein L22: MQAKSIARSVRIAPRKARLVVDLIRGKEVGEALAILRHTQRAASPIVEKVLKSAIANAEHNYEMDTDNLVVTEAYVNEGATLKRFRPRAMGRASQINKRTSHITLVVSEKKEG, translated from the coding sequence ATGCAAGCTAAATCTATTGCTAGATCCGTTCGTATTGCTCCTCGCAAAGCGCGTTTAGTTGTTGATCTAATCCGAGGAAAAGAAGTTGGTGAGGCATTGGCGATTCTTCGTCATACTCAACGAGCAGCTTCTCCAATCGTTGAAAAGGTGTTAAAATCTGCTATCGCGAACGCAGAGCATAACTATGAAATGGACACTGACAACTTAGTAGTTACGGAAGCTTATGTAAATGAAGGAGCAACATTGAAACGTTTCAGACCACGTGCGATGGGACGTGCAAGTCAAATTAACAAGCGCACTAGCCACATCACATTAGTGGTATCAGAAAAGAAGGAGGGATAG
- the rpsC gene encoding 30S ribosomal protein S3 produces the protein MGQKVNPVGLRIGVIRDWESKWYAGKDYADLLHEDIKIREYIEARLKDAALSKVEIERAANRVNITVHTAKPGMVIGKGGSEVEALRKSLSDLSGKRVHINIVEVKKADIDAKLVAENIARQLENRISFRRAQKQAIQRAMRGGAKGIKTQVSGRLGGADIARAEHYSEGTVPLHTLRADIDYGTAEADTTYGKLGVKVWIYRGEVLPTKKKD, from the coding sequence GTGGGTCAAAAAGTAAACCCTGTCGGTCTAAGAATCGGTGTTATTCGTGATTGGGAATCAAAATGGTATGCTGGTAAAGACTATGCTGATTTACTTCATGAAGACATTAAGATTCGTGAATATATCGAAGCTCGTTTGAAGGACGCTGCACTTTCTAAAGTAGAAATCGAGCGTGCTGCGAACCGTGTAAATATAACAGTTCACACCGCAAAGCCAGGTATGGTAATTGGTAAAGGTGGTTCCGAAGTAGAAGCACTTCGTAAATCGCTAAGTGACTTATCAGGCAAGCGTGTTCACATTAATATTGTAGAAGTGAAAAAAGCTGATATCGATGCAAAATTAGTTGCTGAAAATATCGCTCGTCAATTAGAAAACCGTATCTCATTCCGTCGTGCTCAAAAGCAAGCTATCCAACGTGCAATGCGTGGAGGAGCAAAAGGAATTAAAACTCAAGTATCTGGTCGTTTAGGCGGAGCGGATATTGCTCGCGCAGAACATTATAGCGAAGGAACTGTACCACTTCATACACTTCGTGCAGATATCGATTATGGAACTGCAGAAGCTGACACAACTTATGGTAAGCTTGGTGTTAAAGTATGGATCTACCGTGGAGAAGTCCTTCCAACTAAGAAAAAAGACTAA
- the rplP gene encoding 50S ribosomal protein L16 has product MLMPKRVKHRKQHRGRMKGRAKGGTEVAFGEYGLQALDASWITSRQIEAARIAMTRYMKRGGKVWIKIFPDKPYTAKPLEVRMGSGKGAPEGWVAVVKPGKIMFEIAGVPEEVAREALRLAAHKLPVKTKFVKREEIGGEINEG; this is encoded by the coding sequence ATGTTAATGCCAAAACGTGTAAAACATCGTAAGCAACATCGTGGACGCATGAAAGGTCGTGCGAAAGGTGGTACTGAAGTAGCTTTCGGTGAATATGGATTACAAGCACTTGACGCATCATGGATTACAAGTCGTCAAATTGAGGCGGCGCGTATTGCTATGACTCGTTATATGAAACGTGGCGGTAAGGTTTGGATCAAAATTTTCCCTGATAAGCCTTACACCGCAAAGCCATTAGAAGTACGTATGGGATCCGGTAAAGGTGCACCTGAAGGTTGGGTTGCTGTTGTTAAACCGGGCAAAATCATGTTTGAAATTGCTGGAGTACCTGAAGAAGTAGCTCGCGAAGCTTTGCGCCTTGCAGCTCATAAGCTACCAGTAAAAACTAAGTTCGTAAAACGCGAAGAAATTGGTGGTGAAATAAATGAAGGCTAA
- the rpmC gene encoding 50S ribosomal protein L29, translating into MKANEIRELTTAEIEQKVMSLKEELFNLRFQLATGQLENTARIREVRKSIARMKTVVREREVGVNNR; encoded by the coding sequence ATGAAGGCTAATGAAATCAGAGAACTAACCACTGCCGAAATTGAACAAAAGGTCATGTCTTTGAAAGAAGAACTCTTTAACCTTCGTTTCCAGTTAGCCACTGGACAACTTGAAAATACAGCTCGTATTCGAGAAGTACGTAAATCAATTGCACGTATGAAAACAGTCGTTCGTGAACGTGAAGTTGGAGTTAATAACCGATAA
- the rpsQ gene encoding 30S ribosomal protein S17 → MSERNYRKVYTGRVVSDKMDQTITVLVETYKFHKLYGKRVKYSKKFKAHDEQNQAKTGDVVKIMETRPISKTKRFRLIEVVEEAVII, encoded by the coding sequence ATGAGTGAACGTAACTATCGAAAAGTTTACACCGGACGTGTGGTATCCGATAAAATGGATCAAACCATTACAGTGCTAGTAGAAACATATAAATTCCATAAGCTTTATGGAAAACGTGTAAAGTATTCAAAGAAATTTAAGGCTCATGACGAACAAAATCAGGCTAAAACAGGTGATGTCGTAAAAATCATGGAAACTCGTCCTATTTCTAAGACGAAGCGTTTCCGTCTGATCGAAGTCGTTGAAGAAGCTGTAATTATCTAA
- the rplN gene encoding 50S ribosomal protein L14 — protein sequence MIQQETRLKVADNSGAREVLTIKVLGGSGRKTANIGDVIVCSVKQATPGGVVKKGDVVKAVVVRTKSGVRRTDGSYIKFDENAAVIIRDDKSPRGTRIFGPVARELRDAKFMKIVSLAPEVL from the coding sequence ATGATTCAACAAGAAACTCGTTTAAAGGTTGCAGATAACTCTGGAGCTCGTGAGGTATTGACTATTAAGGTTCTCGGAGGTTCTGGCCGTAAAACTGCTAATATTGGGGACGTTATCGTCTGTTCGGTGAAACAAGCAACACCAGGAGGCGTTGTCAAAAAAGGTGATGTCGTTAAAGCTGTTGTTGTTCGTACAAAGAGTGGAGTTCGTCGTACTGACGGTTCTTATATCAAGTTCGATGAAAATGCAGCTGTAATTATCCGCGATGACAAAAGTCCACGTGGAACACGTATCTTTGGACCAGTTGCCCGTGAATTGCGTGATGCTAAATTCATGAAAATCGTATCATTAGCACCAGAAGTATTATAA